In the Grimontia kaedaensis genome, one interval contains:
- a CDS encoding ABC transporter ATP-binding protein — MTKELGQPIVEGKNLVKDFPISSNALNKPMMRALNDVSFKLYKSRGLSVVGESGSGKSTSAKMIAKMYAPTSGSIEYKGRDIATITKKNDLMTYREGVQMVWQDPFGSLNPTHTIFHHIARPLHIHKKASSNPKELEEQVYDLLNQVGLTPPKETARKYPHQLSGGQRQRVNLARNIAVGAEVVLADEPTSMLDVSIRAGVLNLMEEMKFEKEMALLYITHDIATARYIAEDLAVMYVGHMVEWGDCEEIIHRPQHPYTRLLVSAVPDPSKSIHTELEGNKGEIPLWTPDSVGCPFAGRCLHATEKCREALPPVTKLADNHFVRCYLFE; from the coding sequence ATGACTAAAGAATTAGGCCAACCGATTGTTGAAGGCAAAAATCTAGTAAAAGATTTCCCTATCAGCAGTAATGCGCTGAACAAGCCAATGATGCGCGCACTGAATGACGTGTCATTCAAACTGTATAAGAGCCGCGGTCTGTCGGTAGTAGGTGAATCTGGTTCAGGTAAATCTACCTCAGCAAAAATGATCGCCAAGATGTATGCACCAACCTCTGGCTCTATTGAGTACAAAGGCCGCGACATCGCGACTATCACCAAGAAAAACGATCTGATGACCTATCGCGAAGGTGTTCAGATGGTATGGCAAGACCCGTTCGGTTCTCTGAACCCAACACACACCATTTTCCACCACATCGCGCGTCCGCTGCACATTCACAAGAAAGCGAGCAGCAATCCGAAAGAACTGGAAGAACAAGTGTATGACCTGCTGAATCAGGTTGGTCTGACACCACCAAAAGAAACCGCACGGAAGTACCCTCACCAGCTTTCTGGTGGTCAGCGCCAACGCGTTAACTTGGCGCGTAACATCGCTGTGGGTGCTGAAGTTGTGCTGGCTGACGAGCCAACCTCCATGCTCGACGTGTCTATCCGTGCAGGTGTATTGAACCTGATGGAAGAGATGAAGTTCGAAAAGGAAATGGCGCTGCTGTACATCACGCACGACATCGCAACTGCACGTTATATCGCAGAGGATCTGGCGGTAATGTACGTTGGCCACATGGTGGAATGGGGTGACTGTGAAGAAATCATTCACCGTCCACAACACCCATACACACGCCTGCTGGTTTCCGCAGTACCAGATCCTTCGAAATCTATCCACACCGAGCTGGAAGGTAATAAAGGCGAGATTCCTCTATGGACGCCGGATTCTGTTGGCTGTCCATTTGCTGGCCGCTGTCTGCACGCGACAGAAAAATGTCGTGAGGCGTTACCTCCAGTGACCAAACTGGCGGATAACCACTTCGTTCGCTGCTATCTGTTCGAGTGA
- a CDS encoding glycoside hydrolase family 9 protein: MQLLINHIGYERFGNKQALILAKQEVTATHADIVDCQTGQSVMQLPVCACGSVDQWHTGDVYRIDFSALNKCGDFFVKVGDVSSPAFSVAEGILFDRTFSDVIHYFKSQRCTGTFDQRDLTAPLLGTDRHVDVHGGWYDASGDVSKYFSHLSYANYLNPQQIPMVVWNMLNTLETLSSELAPFSKTRLHDEALFGADFLVRMQDAEGFFYLTVFDKWSKDPSQRDICAYETQQGHKTNAFQAGFRQGAGVAIASLAAAARFGVNGEYDVETYQKTAETGYWHLKENNSSYLDDGQENTIDFYCALLATTELFKLTARESYLEEARYWATRLAEQQQSDECINHFWSANGDGSRPYFHAAEAGLPAISLMQYLQVEGDDTLKAKYTETLFNALNFELSISAEVNNPFGYPRQYIKNVDAEKRTSFFVAQRNETGYWWQGENARLGSLAAMAFMATSYVSDEEQKAKLREYGQHALNWIVGLNPYDMCMLDGHGRNNPDYLPDLGFINAKGGVCNGITAGFENEHDIAFKPDGQKDDMLQNWRWGEQWIPHAAWYLLAIAMQKKDVAHG, translated from the coding sequence ATGCAGCTGTTGATCAATCATATCGGCTATGAGCGCTTCGGCAATAAACAAGCGCTGATCCTTGCAAAGCAAGAAGTCACTGCAACACATGCCGATATTGTAGATTGCCAGACTGGGCAATCAGTGATGCAGCTGCCTGTTTGTGCTTGTGGTTCTGTAGACCAATGGCATACCGGCGACGTTTACCGTATCGATTTCTCTGCACTCAATAAGTGCGGAGATTTCTTTGTGAAAGTGGGAGACGTTTCGTCTCCGGCTTTTTCTGTCGCAGAAGGTATCCTGTTTGATCGCACCTTTTCAGATGTGATCCACTACTTCAAATCCCAGCGTTGTACAGGCACGTTTGATCAACGCGATCTTACTGCGCCCCTTCTTGGCACAGATCGTCACGTTGATGTTCATGGCGGTTGGTATGATGCGTCAGGCGACGTCAGCAAATACTTCAGCCACCTTTCATATGCTAACTATTTAAACCCTCAGCAAATTCCGATGGTTGTCTGGAATATGCTGAATACTCTGGAAACCCTTTCTTCAGAACTGGCTCCATTCTCTAAAACCCGTCTGCATGATGAAGCGCTGTTTGGTGCAGATTTTCTCGTTCGCATGCAGGACGCAGAAGGTTTCTTCTACCTGACCGTGTTCGACAAGTGGAGCAAAGACCCATCTCAACGTGATATCTGCGCTTATGAAACCCAGCAAGGTCACAAGACCAATGCATTCCAGGCTGGTTTCCGTCAGGGGGCTGGCGTAGCGATCGCATCACTTGCCGCTGCCGCGCGCTTTGGCGTTAACGGCGAATACGATGTTGAGACTTACCAGAAGACTGCAGAAACGGGCTACTGGCATCTAAAAGAAAACAATTCGTCTTACCTAGACGATGGTCAGGAAAACACCATCGACTTCTACTGCGCGCTGCTGGCAACAACAGAACTTTTCAAACTCACCGCCAGAGAGTCATACCTTGAAGAAGCGCGTTATTGGGCAACCCGCCTTGCCGAGCAACAACAGAGTGATGAATGTATTAATCACTTCTGGTCCGCTAACGGTGATGGTTCGCGCCCTTATTTTCATGCTGCTGAAGCAGGCTTGCCTGCGATTTCGCTGATGCAATACCTTCAGGTAGAAGGCGATGACACACTCAAAGCGAAGTATACGGAAACCCTTTTCAATGCGCTGAACTTTGAGCTCAGCATCTCCGCCGAAGTGAACAACCCGTTCGGTTATCCGCGTCAGTACATCAAGAATGTCGACGCAGAAAAGCGCACCAGCTTTTTCGTGGCCCAGCGCAACGAGACCGGATACTGGTGGCAAGGTGAAAATGCGCGTCTGGGTTCACTGGCTGCCATGGCATTTATGGCCACCAGCTATGTGTCTGACGAAGAGCAAAAAGCCAAGCTTCGTGAATACGGTCAACATGCCCTGAACTGGATTGTGGGACTCAACCCTTACGACATGTGCATGTTGGATGGCCATGGCCGCAACAACCCTGACTATCTGCCTGATCTTGGCTTTATCAATGCCAAAGGCGGCGTGTGTAACGGCATTACGGCTGGCTTTGAAAACGAGCATGACATCGCTTTTAAACCGGACGGCCAGAAAGATGACATGCTGCAGAACTGGCGCTGGGGTGAGCAATGGATTCCACATGCAGCTTGGTATCTGTTAGCGATCGCTATGCAAAAGAAGGATGTTGCCCATGGGTAA
- a CDS encoding N-acetylglucosamine kinase gives MGNFFCGVDGGGTSCRARIVDEQGQFLGEAKTGSANILLGVELAMENIQSAIAQAAEQAGITDLSTLSVGLALAAAEQRSAWQAFMALPHPYKHMTLNTDGYGACMGAFSGDNGAIVIAGTGSVGIYLENGQQHVVGGREFPISDQGGGAVMGLRLIQQTLLAHDGLRTSSALSDHVLAHFNNDLDAIVEWSKTAKPRDYGQFSPKVFELAMERDELAMELLQGSADDVERLILGLNRKGATQIALMGSIGERIVRWLSPAAQSLLVKPQADAMAGAILMARGNHNLYPF, from the coding sequence ATGGGTAATTTCTTCTGTGGCGTAGACGGTGGTGGTACTTCCTGCCGCGCGCGTATTGTTGATGAACAAGGCCAGTTTTTGGGTGAAGCCAAAACCGGCAGTGCCAACATCCTTTTGGGTGTAGAACTGGCGATGGAGAACATCCAAAGCGCTATTGCTCAAGCGGCTGAACAGGCTGGCATCACCGACCTTTCCACCCTTTCTGTCGGTCTGGCATTAGCAGCAGCCGAGCAACGCTCGGCCTGGCAGGCCTTTATGGCTCTACCGCACCCTTACAAACACATGACCCTGAACACTGACGGTTATGGTGCATGTATGGGCGCATTCAGCGGTGATAACGGTGCCATCGTTATCGCTGGCACAGGCTCTGTCGGTATCTATTTAGAAAACGGTCAACAGCATGTTGTCGGTGGCCGTGAATTCCCAATATCAGATCAAGGCGGTGGCGCGGTTATGGGACTGCGCCTGATCCAACAAACACTGCTGGCACACGATGGTCTTCGCACCAGTTCAGCTCTGTCAGATCACGTCCTTGCGCATTTCAACAACGACCTCGATGCCATTGTTGAATGGTCTAAAACCGCGAAACCTCGCGATTACGGCCAATTCAGTCCGAAAGTATTCGAACTGGCAATGGAACGAGATGAACTTGCCATGGAATTACTGCAAGGCTCTGCTGATGATGTGGAGCGTCTTATCCTCGGTTTGAACCGAAAAGGCGCAACGCAAATCGCGCTGATGGGCAGCATTGGTGAACGTATTGTTCGCTGGCTGTCTCCAGCGGCCCAGTCTTTGCTGGTAAAACCCCAGGCGGATGCCATGGCCGGCGCTATTTTGATGGCGCGCGGTAACCACAATCTTTATCCGTTTTAG
- a CDS encoding beta-N-acetylhexosaminidase, translating to MNFRLDLNVIEATPSESRFALVLHNLSETNIQNWQLTFSASRYVLPTSVSHGTLKQIGSLCIFETGEPLNANDHLYLEFSHPTKPFSMHDEGIGDACLLITTEDGVKAVPVETTPINLGTQTPERLPLTLPEPKAINLIPQPKALVVKQGQFALTDDIAIQSDSEISKPAARWLAEEMSQHLRRDVTIKQEAQIRLVQDENLKPEHYRVSITLQGVVISASNEAGFAHGVATVLQLLPTQASHRHYFDYALPCVEVEDHPRFGYRGMMLDCARHFHPLSRVKNLINQLARFKFNHFHWHLTDDEGWRIQIDAYPELTEIGAWRGPFESIEPQYTSLSKIHGGFYTKDEIRDVIAYAAERGITVVPEIDIPGHCRAAIKSLPQLLVEDADTSTYRSIQNYNDNVLNPGLKGTYTFLETVLKEVCELFTGPYVHIGADEVPEGVWIDSPACQTLMKTHGYKDFKDLQGHVLRHCEDFLSTKGKQMFGWEEAVFGNKVSKDTVIFSWLNEQSGLDCIRNGYNVVLQPGHETYLDMAQDYSACEPGTDWACKVPLEKAYHYEPFANSTVTKEEFGKVRGIQCALWCEMTNTQSRFEYMIFPRLLAIAEVCWSAKEQRDWADFQARLSGQLQYLDRLGINYRR from the coding sequence ATGAACTTTCGCCTAGACCTCAATGTTATTGAAGCGACGCCAAGTGAAAGTCGCTTTGCGTTAGTGCTTCATAACCTTTCTGAAACTAACATCCAGAACTGGCAGCTGACATTCAGCGCCAGCCGCTATGTGCTGCCAACGTCAGTGTCTCACGGCACCTTAAAACAGATTGGCAGTCTGTGTATTTTTGAAACGGGCGAACCTTTAAACGCAAACGATCATCTGTACCTCGAGTTCAGCCATCCTACCAAGCCTTTCTCTATGCATGATGAAGGTATTGGTGATGCATGCCTGTTGATCACAACAGAAGATGGCGTGAAGGCCGTGCCAGTTGAAACAACTCCAATCAACCTCGGCACCCAAACACCAGAACGCCTTCCACTGACACTTCCAGAGCCGAAGGCGATCAACCTGATCCCTCAGCCAAAAGCGCTGGTGGTAAAGCAAGGCCAGTTTGCGCTGACTGACGACATCGCGATTCAATCTGACAGTGAGATCAGCAAACCTGCTGCGCGTTGGCTGGCAGAAGAGATGTCACAACACCTTCGCCGTGATGTCACTATCAAGCAAGAAGCGCAAATCCGTCTGGTTCAGGACGAAAACCTGAAGCCAGAGCACTACCGGGTAAGCATAACCCTCCAGGGAGTGGTGATTTCAGCATCTAACGAGGCAGGCTTTGCACATGGTGTAGCAACAGTACTTCAACTGCTGCCAACACAGGCATCGCATCGGCATTATTTCGATTACGCCCTGCCATGCGTTGAAGTTGAAGATCATCCCCGCTTCGGTTACCGCGGCATGATGCTGGACTGTGCACGTCACTTCCACCCTCTCAGCCGTGTGAAAAACCTGATCAATCAACTGGCTCGCTTTAAGTTCAACCATTTCCATTGGCACTTAACCGATGACGAAGGCTGGCGCATCCAGATTGATGCGTATCCGGAGCTGACGGAAATCGGCGCCTGGCGCGGGCCATTTGAAAGCATTGAGCCTCAGTACACTTCGCTGTCCAAGATCCACGGTGGTTTTTACACCAAAGACGAGATCCGCGATGTCATTGCCTATGCTGCAGAGCGAGGCATCACTGTGGTGCCAGAAATTGATATCCCTGGTCACTGCCGTGCAGCTATCAAATCCCTGCCACAACTGCTGGTTGAAGATGCGGATACCTCAACGTATCGCAGCATCCAAAACTACAACGACAATGTGCTGAACCCTGGACTCAAAGGCACTTATACCTTCCTGGAGACCGTTCTAAAAGAAGTGTGTGAGCTTTTCACTGGGCCTTACGTTCACATTGGCGCAGACGAAGTACCTGAAGGCGTATGGATAGACAGCCCTGCATGTCAGACTTTGATGAAAACCCACGGCTACAAAGACTTCAAAGATCTTCAGGGTCACGTTCTGCGTCACTGTGAAGATTTCCTTAGCACCAAAGGCAAGCAAATGTTCGGCTGGGAAGAGGCGGTGTTTGGCAACAAAGTCAGCAAAGACACAGTGATCTTCTCTTGGCTCAACGAGCAATCCGGTCTCGACTGCATTCGCAACGGTTACAACGTTGTGCTTCAGCCAGGCCACGAAACTTACTTGGATATGGCACAAGACTACTCGGCTTGTGAGCCGGGCACAGACTGGGCCTGTAAGGTACCGCTTGAAAAAGCCTACCACTACGAACCTTTCGCTAACTCAACCGTCACCAAAGAAGAGTTTGGGAAAGTGAGAGGGATTCAATGCGCACTATGGTGCGAGATGACCAATACCCAAAGCCGCTTCGAGTACATGATCTTCCCTCGCCTTCTGGCGATCGCAGAAGTGTGTTGGAGCGCCAAGGAACAGCGGGACTGGGCAGATTTCCAAGCCCGTCTCAGCGGACAACTGCAGTACCTGGATCGTCTGGGTATTAACTATCGTCGGTAA
- a CDS encoding GH36-type glycosyl hydrolase domain-containing protein → MKYGFFDNDNREYVITRPDVPAPWTNYLGTEKFCTVISHNAGGYSFYNSPEYNRVTKFRPNGTFDRPGHYVYLRDDETGDYWSISWQPVAKSLEEASYEVRHGLSYSKFKCEYNGITAQKTLFVPKGEDAQIWDVKIKNDGDKPRTISAFSFVEFSFSHIQSDNQNHQMSLYSAGTSYNDGVIEYDLYYNTNDYEGFYYMASSFDPDSYDGQRDSFLGMYRDEANPIAVENGRCSNHVQTCYNHCGSLHKQFVIQPGEEVRFVFLLGIGKGEGQRLRAKYQDMANVDAAFAAIKGHWDERCNKFQVTSPNEGLDTMINAWTLYQAETCVVWSRFASFIEVGGRTGLGYRDTAQDAISVPHANPHMTRKRLVDLLRGQVKEGYGLHLFDPDWFDPEKADVKPSKSPTVVPTPSDEDKIHGIEDTCSDDHLWIVPTIINYIQETGEESFLDEMIPYANGGDASVYEHMKAALDFSAEYVGQTGICKGLRADWNDCLNLGGGESAMTSFLHFWALQEFIQLAKYKGQEADVQKYTEMAANLREACEKHLWDDEGGWYIRGLTKDGDKIGTAQQAEGRVHLESNTLAVLSGLASQERGEKAMDAVDENLYCEYGLHLNSPSFATPNDDIGFVTRVYQGVKENGAIFSHPNPWAWVAETKLGRGDRAMKFYDALNPFNQNDIIEKRVAEPYSYVQFIMGRDHENHGRANHPWLTGTSGWAYFAVTNFILGVQTGFDGLIVDPCIPTSWPGFEVRREWRDATYNIKVENPNSVSKGVKSITLNGETVEGAIPAQAAGSVNEVVVVLG, encoded by the coding sequence ATGAAATACGGCTTCTTTGATAACGACAACCGGGAATATGTCATTACCCGCCCTGACGTACCGGCGCCATGGACCAACTATTTAGGTACAGAAAAGTTCTGTACCGTTATTTCACACAACGCAGGTGGCTACTCGTTCTACAACAGCCCTGAGTACAACCGCGTGACCAAATTCCGTCCAAACGGTACCTTTGACCGTCCAGGCCACTACGTATACCTGCGTGATGACGAGACTGGCGACTACTGGTCAATCTCTTGGCAGCCAGTGGCTAAAAGCCTGGAAGAAGCGTCGTACGAAGTGCGTCACGGCCTGTCTTACTCTAAGTTCAAGTGTGAGTACAACGGCATCACCGCACAGAAAACGCTGTTCGTACCAAAAGGCGAAGACGCACAAATCTGGGACGTGAAGATCAAGAACGACGGCGACAAACCTCGTACTATCAGTGCATTCTCTTTCGTTGAGTTCTCATTCAGCCACATCCAGTCTGATAACCAGAATCATCAGATGAGCCTTTACTCTGCAGGCACTTCGTACAACGACGGTGTGATTGAGTACGACCTGTACTACAACACCAATGATTACGAAGGTTTCTACTACATGGCGTCTAGCTTCGACCCTGACAGCTACGACGGTCAGCGTGATAGCTTCCTGGGCATGTACCGTGACGAAGCAAACCCAATTGCAGTAGAGAACGGCCGTTGTTCAAACCACGTTCAAACCTGTTACAACCACTGTGGTTCACTGCACAAGCAATTCGTTATTCAGCCAGGTGAAGAAGTTCGCTTCGTGTTCCTGCTGGGCATTGGCAAAGGCGAAGGTCAGCGTCTACGTGCGAAATACCAGGATATGGCGAACGTTGATGCTGCATTTGCAGCAATCAAAGGCCACTGGGATGAGCGTTGTAACAAGTTCCAGGTAACCTCACCAAACGAAGGTCTGGACACCATGATCAACGCATGGACTCTGTACCAGGCAGAAACTTGTGTGGTTTGGTCTCGCTTCGCATCGTTCATCGAAGTAGGTGGTCGTACTGGTCTGGGCTACCGCGATACCGCGCAAGATGCGATTTCAGTTCCTCACGCAAACCCGCACATGACGCGTAAACGTCTGGTGGATCTGCTGCGTGGTCAGGTGAAAGAAGGCTACGGTTTGCACCTGTTCGATCCAGACTGGTTCGATCCAGAAAAAGCGGACGTTAAACCATCTAAATCACCGACTGTTGTTCCAACACCAAGCGATGAAGATAAGATCCACGGTATCGAAGACACCTGTTCTGACGACCACCTGTGGATTGTACCAACCATCATTAACTACATTCAGGAAACTGGCGAAGAGAGCTTCCTGGATGAGATGATTCCATACGCAAATGGTGGTGATGCATCAGTCTACGAGCACATGAAAGCAGCACTGGACTTCTCTGCTGAGTACGTAGGTCAAACCGGTATATGTAAAGGTCTGCGTGCAGACTGGAACGACTGTCTGAACCTGGGTGGCGGTGAGTCAGCAATGACATCATTCCTGCACTTCTGGGCACTGCAAGAGTTCATCCAACTGGCTAAATACAAAGGCCAGGAAGCCGACGTTCAGAAGTACACCGAAATGGCAGCAAACCTTCGTGAAGCGTGTGAAAAACACCTTTGGGATGATGAAGGTGGCTGGTATATCCGTGGTCTGACAAAAGATGGCGACAAGATCGGTACAGCGCAACAAGCTGAAGGTCGTGTTCACCTTGAGTCAAACACTCTGGCAGTTCTATCTGGCCTGGCATCACAAGAACGTGGTGAGAAGGCCATGGACGCGGTTGATGAGAACCTTTACTGTGAGTACGGTCTGCACCTGAACTCCCCATCATTCGCAACGCCAAACGATGACATTGGCTTCGTAACCCGCGTTTACCAGGGCGTGAAAGAAAACGGCGCAATCTTCTCGCATCCAAACCCATGGGCTTGGGTTGCAGAAACCAAACTGGGCCGTGGTGACCGCGCGATGAAGTTCTACGACGCACTGAACCCATTCAACCAAAACGACATTATCGAGAAGCGTGTTGCTGAACCGTACTCTTACGTTCAGTTCATCATGGGACGTGACCACGAAAACCATGGCCGCGCAAACCACCCATGGCTGACAGGTACGTCTGGTTGGGCTTACTTCGCAGTAACTAACTTCATTCTTGGTGTACAAACCGGTTTCGACGGTCTGATCGTAGACCCATGTATCCCAACAAGCTGGCCTGGTTTCGAAGTTCGTCGTGAATGGCGCGATGCGACTTACAACATCAAGGTTGAAAACCCGAACAGCGTTAGCAAAGGCGTGAAATCAATCACTCTGAACGGTGAGACTGTTGAAGGTGCAATTCCTGCACAAGCTGCAGGCTCTGTGAACGAAGTGGTTGTTGTTCTGGGCTAA
- a CDS encoding phosphoglucomutase/phosphomannomutase family protein — translation MIQFGTGGWRALIGEEFTRDNVRLVAQSLANIMINENAIEPGFVIGYDRRFLSDKAAEWFASVLAANGITVSFIDKYVPTPIVMFKAKEMETHYSACITASHNPADYNGVKVFIKGGRDADEIITAKIEEQISQLQLSDVKTIDFEDAVEAGSVKIINPMNEFVDSIIDFIDIEAIKKANLRVLIDPMFGVAKNALQTVLISGRCDVDVINDGANPGFGGLMPSPSAATLYRLKHLVAHEGYDIGIGTDGDADRLGIIDEKGNFIHPNEVLLLLYYYMLKYKGWKGSVVRNIATTHLLDKVAADHDEKSFEVPVGFKHISSQMEADDSLIGGESSGGLTIRGHIKGKDGVFASSLLVEMISVTGKKLSELLDEIYSKYGYAYTAEGDCTFKASQREELYNKIYVEKALPEFAYEIEKVSYADGLKVYFKNGGWALARFSGTEPLLRIFVEWEDKDTAEALVQQIKEFLYV, via the coding sequence ATGATCCAATTTGGTACCGGTGGCTGGCGTGCACTGATTGGCGAAGAGTTTACCCGCGATAACGTGCGACTCGTTGCCCAGAGCCTTGCCAACATCATGATCAATGAAAACGCGATCGAGCCTGGTTTTGTTATCGGTTATGACCGCCGTTTCCTGTCTGACAAAGCGGCAGAATGGTTTGCGAGCGTGCTAGCTGCAAACGGCATCACCGTTAGCTTTATCGACAAATACGTTCCAACCCCTATCGTCATGTTCAAGGCGAAGGAAATGGAAACCCACTACTCGGCGTGTATCACCGCTTCGCACAACCCTGCGGATTACAACGGCGTCAAAGTCTTTATCAAAGGTGGCCGTGACGCAGACGAAATCATCACTGCGAAGATTGAAGAGCAAATCAGCCAACTTCAACTGAGCGATGTGAAAACCATCGACTTCGAAGATGCGGTTGAAGCAGGCTCGGTCAAGATCATCAACCCGATGAACGAGTTCGTGGATTCGATTATTGATTTCATCGACATTGAAGCGATCAAGAAAGCCAACCTGCGCGTGCTGATCGACCCTATGTTCGGTGTGGCGAAAAACGCCCTGCAAACCGTTCTTATCTCTGGCCGCTGTGATGTTGACGTTATCAACGACGGTGCAAACCCAGGCTTCGGCGGTTTGATGCCATCACCAAGTGCTGCAACGCTTTATCGCCTGAAACATTTGGTTGCTCATGAAGGTTACGACATCGGTATTGGTACCGATGGTGATGCAGACCGTCTTGGCATCATCGACGAGAAAGGTAACTTCATTCACCCGAACGAAGTCCTGTTGCTGCTGTACTACTACATGCTGAAGTACAAAGGCTGGAAAGGCTCTGTTGTACGTAACATTGCGACCACTCACCTGCTGGATAAAGTCGCCGCAGACCATGACGAGAAGAGTTTTGAAGTGCCTGTTGGCTTCAAGCACATCAGTTCACAAATGGAAGCAGATGACTCTCTAATTGGCGGCGAAAGCTCTGGGGGCCTGACAATCCGCGGTCACATCAAAGGTAAAGATGGCGTATTCGCTTCAAGCTTATTGGTGGAAATGATCAGCGTAACGGGCAAGAAGCTATCTGAATTACTTGATGAAATCTACAGCAAGTATGGCTACGCCTACACAGCTGAAGGTGATTGCACGTTCAAAGCTTCTCAGCGCGAAGAACTCTACAACAAGATTTATGTAGAAAAAGCGCTGCCAGAATTCGCTTATGAGATTGAAAAAGTCAGCTATGCCGACGGCCTGAAGGTTTACTTCAAGAACGGCGGTTGGGCATTGGCGCGCTTCTCAGGCACCGAGCCACTACTGCGTATTTTCGTGGAGTGGGAAGACAAAGACACCGCGGAGGCTCTGGTTCAACAAATCAAAGAGTTCCTGTACGTTTGA
- a CDS encoding MliC family protein, with protein sequence MMKRLLGVTMSASLLAACASPLPHQYACEDGQVFGAMVLSDYALINVNDAEYELPRIRSASGAQYELEDGSVGLYTKGDDAMLVVGDLSFRECTLSR encoded by the coding sequence ATGATGAAGAGATTACTTGGCGTTACGATGTCGGCCTCTCTGCTGGCCGCTTGTGCTTCCCCATTGCCTCACCAATATGCGTGTGAGGATGGCCAGGTGTTCGGTGCTATGGTGCTGTCAGACTACGCGTTGATTAATGTCAATGATGCTGAGTATGAACTCCCCCGAATTCGATCTGCTTCCGGCGCGCAATATGAACTGGAAGATGGCTCTGTGGGGCTATATACAAAAGGAGATGACGCTATGCTGGTTGTCGGTGACCTCTCTTTCCGTGAATGCACCCTCAGCAGATAA